A genomic stretch from Bacillota bacterium includes:
- a CDS encoding enoyl-ACP reductase — protein MLLKGKKIAIFNIANKRSIAWSIARAMDAQGADLILGYQNERMKGNLEKILGDLSRQPLALVQCDVTNDAEITAAAEAIKGVAGSLDGFVHAMAYAPKEALQNSYLETSREAFAVALDISAYSLVAMCNAFSELFAPQASVMTLTYFGAEKVVPNYNVMGVAKAALEASVRYLASDLGPKQVRVNAISAGPVNTLAARGISGFTEMMKLHGDKTPLKRNIDSEEVAGTAVFLSSDLSTGITGEVIHVDAGYNIMGM, from the coding sequence GTGCTGCTCAAGGGTAAGAAAATCGCGATTTTTAATATTGCCAACAAAAGAAGTATTGCATGGAGTATCGCCCGAGCGATGGATGCCCAAGGCGCGGACCTGATTTTGGGGTATCAGAACGAGAGAATGAAGGGTAATCTGGAGAAAATCCTCGGGGACCTATCTCGACAGCCTTTGGCTTTGGTGCAATGTGATGTTACCAATGACGCCGAAATCACAGCTGCCGCGGAAGCCATCAAAGGGGTCGCGGGATCGCTGGATGGATTTGTCCACGCCATGGCCTATGCTCCCAAGGAGGCACTGCAAAACTCCTATTTGGAGACCAGTCGGGAGGCCTTTGCCGTGGCCTTGGATATTTCTGCCTACTCCTTGGTGGCGATGTGCAACGCCTTCTCGGAGCTTTTTGCGCCCCAGGCCAGTGTGATGACTCTCACCTACTTCGGTGCAGAAAAGGTAGTTCCCAATTACAATGTGATGGGTGTGGCTAAGGCCGCCCTGGAGGCATCGGTGCGGTATCTGGCCTCTGACCTAGGACCAAAGCAGGTGCGGGTTAATGCCATCTCCGCCGGTCCAGTGAACACCTTGGCCGCGCGGGGAATTTCCGGATTCACCGAGATGATGAAATTACATGGAGACAAGACGCCCTTGAAGCGTAATATTGACTCCGAGGAAGTTGCGGGAACCGCTGTCTTTCTGAGTAGTGACTTGTCGACGGGAATCACTGGGGAAGTGATCCATGTCGATGCTGGATACAACATTATGGGGATGTAG
- a CDS encoding zinc ABC transporter substrate-binding protein: MDRRLTAVVLTLVMMMVLAWTVVGGAADGGSDKVYVASTAWTGAIARAAGARNVQVLAPLDLRHPPEYDFRPSDVQKALEADMIFWGGYEGFIRNLVAANDIPEEKLCIVATNNSPDHLVEHTRALAEKLGTQDLQRAWEAEFVPLSQRVRERAAAQGTENIKVLVSFHQEKLVRWLGYDVVGIIGVNELTPNQIAELIAAEPDMVIENWHSAQAQPVAEAAGAKYVELLNFPGTHGTDTIDSVFIYNMRQLGLLD; encoded by the coding sequence ATGGATAGGAGACTCACGGCAGTAGTTCTTACTCTAGTAATGATGATGGTGTTGGCTTGGACGGTGGTAGGTGGCGCCGCTGATGGAGGTTCAGACAAGGTCTATGTGGCCTCAACGGCTTGGACCGGCGCCATTGCCAGGGCTGCGGGGGCAAGAAATGTCCAGGTGCTTGCTCCCTTGGATCTGCGGCATCCTCCGGAGTACGATTTTCGTCCCTCCGATGTTCAGAAGGCCCTTGAGGCAGATATGATTTTCTGGGGCGGGTACGAGGGCTTCATCCGCAACCTGGTGGCTGCCAATGACATTCCTGAGGAGAAGCTGTGTATAGTCGCCACCAACAATAGTCCCGACCACTTGGTGGAACATACTCGGGCTCTGGCAGAGAAGCTGGGCACCCAGGATCTGCAGCGGGCCTGGGAAGCTGAGTTTGTTCCCCTGTCACAAAGGGTGCGGGAGCGGGCTGCTGCCCAAGGAACGGAGAATATTAAGGTACTGGTTAGTTTCCATCAAGAAAAGCTAGTTCGATGGTTGGGTTACGATGTGGTTGGTATCATCGGTGTCAACGAGCTTACTCCCAACCAAATCGCTGAATTAATTGCCGCTGAGCCGGACATGGTAATTGAGAACTGGCACAGCGCGCAGGCGCAACCGGTCGCGGAAGCCGCCGGTGCCAAGTATGTGGAGTTGCTTAACTTCCCCGGCACCCACGGCACCGATACCATCGATTCGGTGTTTATCTACAATATGCGGCAGCTGGGCCTATTGGACTAA
- a CDS encoding metal ABC transporter permease, whose protein sequence is MTLQQMVTIPFMQRALVGLLVAGATFPILGVLIVNLNLQVIRFALMHVGLLGGAVALVVGFDPLLGGIGGIAAASLLLGPVADRTRVNTPAAAGLLMTGSLAAAFILFYKTGIPAMQAFDLFAGSVLMLRRQDVLLTVALAAVILIAVIRWYRDVQIVLFDSRLAVALGVPETAIRYVLLTMVGLAIALAIRLVGALLLDALFLLPATAGLRLGRNLGQAFLWSSGLGLVTAGGGVVLSVLWDLPIGASVAAVGVVVVGLSYPLELGLRKLRVQKGVGANG, encoded by the coding sequence ATGACGTTACAGCAGATGGTGACCATCCCTTTCATGCAGCGGGCGCTGGTGGGACTATTGGTGGCGGGGGCTACCTTTCCGATTTTAGGGGTGCTCATCGTCAACTTGAACCTGCAGGTGATCCGGTTTGCCCTGATGCACGTTGGCCTTCTGGGAGGGGCAGTAGCGCTGGTGGTTGGCTTTGATCCTCTGTTGGGAGGAATTGGGGGAATTGCCGCGGCTTCTCTCCTGTTAGGTCCCGTCGCGGATCGCACCAGAGTCAACACTCCAGCGGCAGCGGGGTTGTTGATGACGGGCTCCTTGGCCGCCGCCTTCATCCTCTTTTACAAGACGGGGATTCCGGCTATGCAGGCCTTTGACCTTTTTGCCGGCAGCGTCCTGATGCTGCGGCGTCAGGATGTGCTGCTCACCGTGGCCTTGGCAGCGGTGATTCTGATTGCGGTGATTCGGTGGTATCGTGATGTGCAAATTGTCCTCTTTGATTCCCGCTTGGCGGTGGCCCTGGGAGTTCCCGAAACCGCTATTAGATACGTGTTGCTCACCATGGTGGGTCTGGCTATTGCCTTGGCCATTCGCTTGGTGGGAGCTCTGCTGCTGGATGCTCTGTTCCTGCTGCCGGCCACGGCCGGCTTGCGCCTGGGACGAAATCTGGGCCAGGCCTTTCTCTGGTCCTCGGGATTGGGCCTGGTGACTGCTGGAGGCGGAGTTGTCCTGTCGGTACTGTGGGATCTACCCATTGGGGCCAGTGTGGCCGCGGTGGGAGTGGTAGTAGTGGGGTTGTCCTATCCCCTGGAACTAGGACTAAGAAAACTAAGGGTACAGAAGGGAGTTGGAGCCAATGGATAG
- a CDS encoding ATP-binding cassette domain-containing protein, translated as MKTNSPAVELTGVTAGYDDQPVLRSIDFVVPRGHLVGVVGPNGIGKTTLFRVILGLLPIRSGRVQVLGRELVDRATRRWVRLQTGYLAQQNDPGQMPITVLDAVLLGLWGSFQYRYWPGPKDRERALAVLEAVGMAAYRDADWKELSGGQQQRVSLARALVREPQLLILDEPTTYLDERAQQELMELIYGLHRSRDLTTLMISHDSKLMTGADAVYRLHAAGLERVVI; from the coding sequence GTGAAAACCAATTCTCCCGCCGTGGAGCTAACAGGGGTGACCGCGGGATACGACGACCAACCGGTACTTCGTTCCATTGATTTTGTCGTACCCCGAGGACACCTAGTCGGAGTAGTGGGGCCCAACGGCATCGGTAAGACAACTCTGTTCCGGGTAATCCTAGGGCTTCTGCCAATTCGATCGGGACGGGTCCAGGTCTTGGGACGGGAACTGGTGGATCGGGCTACCCGGCGATGGGTGAGGCTGCAGACGGGATATCTGGCTCAACAAAATGATCCCGGCCAGATGCCTATCACAGTGCTTGACGCTGTCTTGCTGGGTCTGTGGGGTAGCTTTCAGTACCGGTACTGGCCAGGACCCAAGGATCGAGAAAGGGCCTTGGCAGTACTGGAGGCCGTAGGAATGGCAGCCTATCGAGATGCCGATTGGAAGGAGTTGTCTGGGGGACAACAACAGCGGGTGTCCCTAGCCCGGGCCCTAGTGCGGGAGCCGCAGCTTTTGATCCTGGACGAGCCCACCACCTATCTCGATGAAAGGGCTCAGCAGGAGTTAATGGAGCTGATCTATGGGCTCCATCGCAGCCGGGATTTGACCACTTTGATGATCAGCCATGACAGCAAGTTGATGACCGGCGCCGATGCCGTCTACCGGCTGCATGCCGCGGGACTGGAAAGAGTGGTGATTTGA
- a CDS encoding DUF1893 domain-containing protein: protein MQDWELARTLLETSTAALVVVKDGTEVTREEGKGVLPLLRVVSSVDPARLWQASLADRVIGKAAAFLAVKGGMTTVYSPVMSEPAVAVLEQHGVEVHYEVLVENIMGQRPGELCLMEQMVAEISEPGEAFRRLAEFFQNQGVKLSRGGAE from the coding sequence ATGCAGGATTGGGAATTGGCTAGGACCCTGTTGGAAACTTCCACAGCGGCCTTAGTGGTGGTCAAAGATGGCACCGAAGTGACCAGGGAAGAGGGCAAAGGTGTGCTCCCTCTGCTGCGGGTTGTAAGCAGCGTCGACCCAGCCAGGCTGTGGCAGGCCTCTCTGGCCGATCGAGTCATCGGCAAGGCGGCAGCCTTCTTAGCGGTGAAGGGCGGTATGACGACGGTGTACAGCCCAGTGATGAGCGAACCAGCGGTGGCGGTCTTGGAACAACACGGGGTAGAGGTTCACTATGAGGTCTTAGTGGAGAACATCATGGGCCAAAGACCCGGTGAGCTTTGTCTAATGGAGCAGATGGTGGCAGAGATCTCGGAGCCTGGGGAGGCTTTCCGGCGATTGGCAGAGTTCTTCCAAAATCAAGGTGTAAAGCTGTCTCGAGGTGGGGCAGAGTGA